One region of Xyrauchen texanus isolate HMW12.3.18 chromosome 11, RBS_HiC_50CHRs, whole genome shotgun sequence genomic DNA includes:
- the LOC127651172 gene encoding uncharacterized protein C4orf54-like, with amino-acid sequence METLQTAIASLEDIGQFKKPLEYKKEHYNSDDHNETNYVDLGNPVDMKSDSTKTVKVTFTGEGNQLAIFKCKGDTPISGIKSLGEREDNEDVDNSSSNDSCADSIGIEKCYSERLYGERGHLKLNVPSEDDFTGDEDAETDAKSDNLKYETEELQYTDMYLNSRCESKDGKSAADAESHYITTHEIQLTEQDHDVDYEFGRGSCWDFEDDNLVYSFVDYASFGSDETTPRRIQSKSKSNKVQHTLRATGALVSTESELCESDKCASSDEGASKIQPDRRNSAGHIHLSIKTSSRAINDHATVLEEKNVRFHTKHAGERGHYSFRSSDSKSETLYDRYFIPPPGRQHLASKLRGKDINEYSSGASSSVSELDDADKEVRNLTARSFRSLACPYFDAINLSSSSESSMSEQELSINKWSAFVDLNYSNLTQGREQNMLAHKNSTPILEGNKCAECKNVIDLVPTIEQKPQTNILSLKNTLNSQQASSGSSKKIETSSNPGVSETITLTETLNFSCNVGAGIPARERRAKRAQNAARSRSTADVTGTVPSRLGCEEEIQLRETAETLEDTHKKSIFASSLLKNVISKKMQLEQERKMERGEISNTYPTSPLDQSKDQDAKKEKEIVQRQTPETSDDPRAATDNISRVLDDQPQENPCSLGAEHTESRCEPDDALKTPLPPSEKSAFKTWKDGEEESKTQGDGESKCAQENTPPNTSFTPVMKSSECVEGESSKMIQMSHLYVPSSQFMPKEKEAAGISLHNLKASGEFAESDWGGRGQLSSGQLLCSADIDKTSRCQKAPEIKICLRSVRENKSNQLNIANHLTPIIRVSPKKATNESKSHLLTVSDKVPHFMVRDIRDSKCKFQTPIHQVRDVRKLVKSSYRFVALENTCPTSGTVSTTTELREEGKPVQRGPFPSPMVIKCQSVNTKSVTKPHEPVNPRESESVTSECTFKSDRCRVPCAKQPLTEQPEFSLKIDAKTAKQKMEKGADAGEKKPESKVSNQIALEKLKAAVKTMEQLYVFDRNEWKRKTQAPRPITDSHVLSLITREEQGVTTKTDIDNEYGKACNEKLTSSATASNAGVVIDEGELCMPAGSHSQEDASKLVAQRADSFNNKCVFSMGRYPKAPTHVSTVNESAQQMFSSSDYSFKSHKVPLSLKLCPAKLKSVDGGKGRSTVSEHQQPPYSDSDNYLTIPVKTQASDSKLAIHPKPSLQPLQCSPIVMEPWSTESKTATIYHHAVPLSGMPAVPAAQPQVLCLTPPAEPPVPHIQRKLLLDPTTGQYYLVDTHVPMQPAAQRFYHLESGQYLDIPKSVVPVPMSVSPVTLSPAAACSPTYLVYPSTLLPPHTHPNPQSHSSTCSEGKDTVETGSYLMPPGPLVPSSTKPIISITSQPGAHIVAPPSFDGTTMSFVVEHR; translated from the coding sequence ATGGAGACACTTCAAACGGCCATCGCTAGCTTAGAGGACATCGGGCAGTTCAAAAAGCCTCTGGAATACAAGAAAGAGCACTACAACAGTGACGATCACAACGAAACAAATTATGTAGACCTGGGCAATCCGGTGGACATGAAGTCAGATAGCACAAAGACAGTAAAAGTCACATTCACAGGCGAAGGAAACCAACTGGCTATCTTCAAATGTAAAGGCGACACCCCCATCTCCGGAATTAAGAGTCTTGGAGAGCGAGAGGATAACGAAGATGTTGATAACAGTTCATCAAATGACAGTTGCGCGGATAGCATCGGAATTGAAAAGTGCTATTCGGAGAGACTTTATGGAGAGCGCGGTCACCTTAAACTAAATGTCCCTTCGGAGGATGACTTTACAGGTGATGAGGACGCAGAAACGGATGCAAAATCCGACAATCTAAAATATGAAACGGAGGAGCTACAGTACACGGACATGTACTTGAACAGCCGCTGCGAATCAAAAGATGGCAAGAGCGCAGCGGACGCAGAGTCCCACTACATAACCACGCACGAGATTCAGCTAACGGAGCAGGATCATGATGTGGACTACGAGTTTGGCCGCGGATCCTGCTGGGATTTCGAGGATGATAATCTAGTATATTCGTTTGTTGACTATGCATCATTTGGGAGCGACGAGACGACACCTAGAAGAATTCAAAGCAAGTCAAAGAGCAATAAGGTTCAGCATACTTTACGCGCCACCGGTGCGCTGGTCAGCACTGAGAGTGAACTTTGCGAATCCGACAAATGTGCCAGCTCGGATGAGGGCGCGAGTAAGATCCAACCGGACCGCAGAAATTCGGCGGGACAtattcacctgtcaatcaaaacatCCTCGCGGGCTATCAACGACCATGCCACTGTCTTAGAAGAAAAGAATGTCCGATTTCACACCAAACACGCGGGCGAGCGGGGCCATTATTCGTTCCGAAGCTCTGACTCCAAAAGCGAGACCCTGTATGACCGCTATTTCATCCCACCTCCTGGTCGCCAACACTTAGCGAGCAAACTGAGAGGAAAAGACATTAACGAATATTCCAGTGGCGCGTCCAGTTCCGTTAGTGAACTGGATGACGCTGATAAAGAGGTGCGCAATCTCACCGCCCGGTCCTTCCGGAGTCTGGCGTGTCCTTACTTTGATGCAATAAATTTGAGCAGCTCGAGCGAGTCCTCAATGTCAGAACAAGAACTTAGTATTAACAAATGGTCCGCTTTCGTCGACTTGAATTACAGCAACTTGACGCAGGGACGCGAGCAGAACATGCTGGCGCACAAGAACTCTACGCCTATTTTGGAGGGGAATAAATGCGCCGAGTGTAAAAACGTGATAGATTTGGTTCCTACTATTGAACAAAAGCCACAAACTAACATATTGTCTCTGAAAAATACCTTGAACTCTCAGCAGGCGTCCTCCGGGTCGTCTAAGAAAATAGAGACAAGCAGCAATCCAGGTGTCAGTGAAACCATCACACTTACTGAAACCTTAAATTTCAGCTGCAATGTCGGTGCAGGCATACCTGCGCGCGAGAGACGCGCGAAACGCGCACAGAATGCCGCAAGGTCACGTTCCACAGCTGACGTCACGGGCACCGTGCCAAGTAGGCTGGGATGTGAAGAAGAAATTCAGCTCCGTGAAACGGCTGAAACATTGGAAGATACCCACAAGAAATCCATCTTCGCCTCTAGTCTTTTGAAAAATGTCATCTCCAAGAAAATGCAGCTTGAGCAGGAGCGTAAAATGGAAAGAGGCGAAATTTCCAATACGTATCCCACGTCACCATTGGATCAATCAAAGGATCAAGACgccaagaaagaaaaagagattgTGCAAAGACAGACCCCAGAAACCTCAGATGACCCCAGAGCTGCAACCGACAACATATCTCGTGTCTTAGACGACCAGCCACAAGAGAACCCGTGTTCCCTGGGTGCTGAACACACCGAGTCACGCTGTGAACCAGACGACGCCCTAAAAACTCCCCTGCCCCCCAGTGAAAAGAGTGCTTTCAAAACCTGGAAAGATGGGGAGGAAGAATCTAAAACTCAGGGTGATGGCGAATCTAAGTGCGCACAGGAGAACACCCCGCCAAACACCTCATTTACACCCGTGATGAAAAGCAGTGAATGTGTTGAGGGCGAGAGTAGTAAGATGATTCAGATGTCTCACTTGTATGTCCCTAGCTCGCAGTTTATGCCTAAGGAGAAGGAAGCGGCCGGGATTTCATTACATAATCTGAAAGCGTCTGGAGAATTTGCGGAGTCAGATTGGGGAGGGCGCGGACAACTGAGCTCTGGCCAGCTTCTGTGCTCTGCGGACATCGATAAAACCTCACGGTGTCAAAAAGCACCCGAAATCAAAATATGCCTTCGAAGTGTCAGAGAAAACAAAAGCAATCAGTTGAACATAGCCAACCATTTAACTCCTATCATACGCGTCAGTCCCAAAAAGGCGACGAACGAGTCTAAAAGCCATTTGTTAACCGTATCTGACAAAGTGCCGCATTTTATGGTTAGGGATATCAGAGATAGTAAATGTAAGTTCCAGACTCCTATTCACCAAGTTAGAGATGTGCGCAAATTGGTTAAAAGCTCATACAGGTTTGTAGCGCTAGAAAACACCTGCCCTACATCCGGAACGGTCTCCACGACAACAGAATTACGCGAGGAGGGCAAACCTGTACAGAGGGGGCCGTTTCCTTCACCAATGGTGATAAAATGTCAGTCTGTGAATACAAAAAGTGTCACAAAACCCCACGAGCCTGTAAACCCGAGAGAGTCGGAGAGTGTGACATCGGAATGTACTTTTAAAAGCGACAGATGCAGAGTTCCGTGCGCAAAGCAGCCTTTGACTGAACAGCCAGAGTTTAGCTTAAAAATCGATGCCAAAACGGCAAAGCAAAAAATGGAAAAAGGAGCAGACGCCGGCGAGAAGAAACCTGAATCGAAGGTCTCAAACCAAATAGCGCTTGAAAAGTTAAAGGCGGCTGTGAAAACCATGGAACAGCTGTACGTTTTTGATAGGAATGAATGGAAGCGCAAAACGCAAGCGCCGCGACCAATAACGGACAGTCACGTCCTGTCACTAATCACGCGAGAGGAGCAAGGAGTCACGACCAAAACGGACATTGATAACGAATATGGAAAAGCTTGCAATGAGAAACTCACTAGCTCGGCCACAGCCTCTAATGCTGGTGTTGTGATAGATGAAGGTGAACTTTGTATGCCAGCAGGTTCTCACAGTCAGGAAGATGCATCTAAATTAGTTGCCCAAAGGGCAGATTCTTTCAATAACAAATGTGTGTTTAGTATGGGCAGGTACCCCAAAGCACCCACCCATGTAAGTACAGTGAATGAAAGCGCTCAACAAATGTTTTCTAGCAGCGACTATTCTTTTAAATCCCATAAAGTGCCTTTGTCATTGAAACTGTGTCCTGCTAAACTAAAGAGTGTGGATGGAGGAAAAGGCAGGAGTACTGTTTCTGAGCACCAGCAACCTCCATACTCAGACTCTGACAATTACCTAACCATCCCTGTTAAAACTCAAGCTTCTGATTCCAAACTCGCGATTCACCCGAAGCCTTCCCTTCAGCCTTTGCAATGCTCACCAATTGTCATGGAGCCTTGGTCCACAGAGAGTAAAACGGCCACAATATATCACCACGCCGTACCCCTGTCAGGTATGCCCGCTGTACCTGCCGCCCAACCCCAGGTGCTTTGCCTCACACCCCCTGCAGAGCCTCCAGTCCCTCACATCCAGCGGAAGCTGCTGCTGGACCCCACCACGGGCCAGTATTACTTAGTGGACACCCATGTGCCCATGCAGCCAGCCGCCCAGCGGTTTTACCATCTGGAGAGTGGTCAGTACTTGGACATTCCTAAATCAGTCGTCCCAGTGCCCATGTCTGTCTCGCCGGTAACCCTCAGTCCTGCGGCAGCATGTTCCCCCACCTACCTGGTCTATCCCTCAACCTTGCTGCCACCCCACACACACCCAAATCCCCAGTCTCACTCTTCCACCTGCTCAGAGGGCAAGGACACGGTTGAGACAGGCAGCTATCTGATGCCGCCGGGTCCGTTAGTACCCAGTAGCACTAAACCCATTATTAGTATTACGTCACAGCCAGGTGCCCATATTGTTGCCCCTCCCTCTTTTGATGGGACAACCATGAGCTTTGTGGTGGAGCATAGATAA